GTAGTCTTTTTCGCGGCGCACTTTGAGGGCAGCGATCGCGGCCGCGCGCACGTCGTCTTCGGCCGAGAACAGAACCATGCGGGCCAGCGCCTTGGACGACTCGACGTGGGACACGCCCGCGAGGTACTTCACCAACCCCAAACGGATCTCGGCTGTTTCGGGCGCGAGCATCTGCGTGAGCGCGGCCATGCGTGCGAGCGTGATATGTTCGATCGCTTCTTTGTCGGCGCGGCCACGTGCGGCGTCCTCTTGATCGCAAAGTGTGCCGTACTGCTGCCAGAACGATTGTGGCGCCCGAAACGCTTGCTGCGGCAGCCCGGGAGAATTCACCACCGGTTGAAGCGCTTGCGCGGGCACGAAGTTCGTGTCGATGAAGCCCTGCCCACCTGCCTGTCCACCAAAGGATCGCACGGTTGTGACCGGGAACTGACCAGAGCCGAGTGCTTGGCGCACGGTGTTCACGGCTTGCGTGAAGTATTTGGCGCGCTCGCCGTCGACGCGGCAATCGTCGCCCATTGCAAACGGCATCCCGGCCAGATCCGACCGGCTCTCTAGCAGCGCGGACATAAACGCATCGGTTTTCTTCGCGTTCATGTGGTTGATCTTCGCGATCTGGTGCGCGGTCCGTTCGGCGAGATTCGCCTCCGGGGACACCTTTTCCGGCTTCGCCTGGAACTCGACCTCGACTACTTTCTTCAGATCGTCGGTGAGAACCGGGCCGCTAATCGGGGCGACCTTCGGCGCCACCGGGAGCAAATTCTTAACCGGTGTTTTCGGGTCGATCTGGAACACGAACCGTTGAGCGGGCGGGGTGCTCGGTACACCGAGCGGGGGAATCGACGGCGGGGTCGGTGTGGGGCTGGGAGGGAGCGCGAGTGGTTGGTTCGCGGGCGCAGGGGGTGTGGGCGCTGGTAACAGCGTTCCCGGCTCCGCGCTCGGGGGTGTTGATGGGGAACCCGGTGGTTGAGCCGCACTTAAGAGCGCGACCGCGAGTGTCCCGACTACACACTGAATCGACTTCCGACAGCCGGTCATAACGTGCCCCTCCTGGAGTGGTAGATAACCGGCTCCGCTCCCCAATCGGGGCGAAGCGGATACGATGCTACCTCAAATTGAGGTGTGTCCACAAGGTGTCTG
This region of Gemmata massiliana genomic DNA includes:
- a CDS encoding HEAT repeat domain-containing protein, which produces MTGCRKSIQCVVGTLAVALLSAAQPPGSPSTPPSAEPGTLLPAPTPPAPANQPLALPPSPTPTPPSIPPLGVPSTPPAQRFVFQIDPKTPVKNLLPVAPKVAPISGPVLTDDLKKVVEVEFQAKPEKVSPEANLAERTAHQIAKINHMNAKKTDAFMSALLESRSDLAGMPFAMGDDCRVDGERAKYFTQAVNTVRQALGSGQFPVTTVRSFGGQAGGQGFIDTNFVPAQALQPVVNSPGLPQQAFRAPQSFWQQYGTLCDQEDAARGRADKEAIEHITLARMAALTQMLAPETAEIRLGLVKYLAGVSHVESSKALARMVLFSAEDDVRAAAIAALKVRREKDYTDVLVKGLRYPWPAVAKRAAEAITKLERTDLIPNLLAVLDVADPRMPVTKEVGGKASTVALEMVKVNHHRNCLMCHAPTGSGAPNANAISAEVAIQGQPLPTPAEGYRQSVPELLIRLDVTYLRQDFSALLPVKDAHPWPEMQRFDFFVRARKLTDEEAETYRAQLTPKETGVLSPYHKAALTALRDLTGKDTAPTADAWRKLLGHTGKSE